Proteins from a genomic interval of Helicoverpa zea isolate HzStark_Cry1AcR chromosome 13, ilHelZeax1.1, whole genome shotgun sequence:
- the LOC124636011 gene encoding uncharacterized protein LOC124636011, whose amino-acid sequence MVLLSPTIGGLRKLVNVCERYAAKHGLKYKVSKSELMIFKAGTKSPEQVPPVTLNGIPMNVVTSFKYLGHMVTEHLRDDEDMDRERRALSIRGNMIAHRFKRCAASVKITLFRAHCTSFYTCNLWARYTQRSLSALRVQYNNAFRALLGLPRWCSASGMFADAHVDGFHAVLRKWYAAALCRLCASTNTILAVIADRLDSCYVQHWVRAHAIK is encoded by the coding sequence atggtgctgctgagcCCAACGATCGGTGGTCTTAGGAAACTGGTTAACGTATGTGAAAGGTACGCGGCTAAACATGGCCTCAAATATAAAGTTTCAAAAAGTGAGCTCATGATATTTAAGGCTGGTACAAAGTCACCCGAGCAGGTCCCTCCCGTTACTCTGAACGGAATACCGATGAATGTGGTCACTAGCTTTAAATATCTTGGTCACATGGTCACGGAACACCTACGTGATGACGAGGACATGGATAGAGAGCGTAGGGCGCTGTCGATCAGAGGCAATATGATAGCTCACAGGTTCAAGCGTTGTGCGGCGAGTGTTAAAATAACTCTCTTTAGAGCGCACTGTACGTCATTTTACACTTGCAACCTGTGGGCTCGTTATACGCAACGTTCGTTGAGCGCACTACGAGTTCAGTACAATAACGCGTTCAGGGCGTTGTTGGGGCTGCCGCGCTGGTGCAGTGCGTCGGGCATGTTCGCGGACGCGCACGTGGACGGCTTCCACGCCGTGCTCCGCAAGTGGTATGCCGCGGCGCTCTGCAGGCTGTGCGCCAGCACCAACACCATCCTGGCCGTTATAGCGGATAGGCTGGACTCTTGTTACGTCCAACACTGGGTCAGAGCCCATGCCataaaatag